The Aneurinibacillus uraniidurans genome segment TTGAAAATAGCGGAAATGTAATCCGTAGCCTGGCTAAAGAGAAAAAATTATTGCCTGTTCATGATTTTACATTTCGGAATATTCCAGGTAATCTATCGCTTCATATGCAAGGGATACCGGGAGAGTTGGGCATGGATTGGCAAGTTAACGGAACCACGATTGCTGTTAATCAAACACCTTTTCGACATTACTATGACAAAGGGAGTATTTCCTATTATACGCAGCAGAAGAACCAATTACATTTTCAGGTGCGTGGTGGTACAATTGATACAGTCAAATAGAGATAAAGGAGTGTACACTGTATGACACGTAGCCTGCAATCAAGCTTATATGGAGAATTGGAATATAACGATCAAGACGTATACCATTTTGAAGACGGGGTTCCGGGCTTCCCGCATCTGCGTGAATTCCTGCTTATAACAGTTGAAGAGAGTCCGTTTACAGTTATGCATGCTATAAACGAAGATACGTCTTTCTTTCTCATTAATCCATTTACCCGGTATGAAGGCTATGAGGTTCAGATTCCGAATGCGGCCAAAAAACAACTAAAGATTGAAAATCTCGAAGATGTAGCGCTCTATTCTATCGTAGTGCTTCGTGAACCATTAGAGGATTCAACGGCGAATCTTGCTGCACCTGTCATTTTAAATACGAAAGGAAAGCTAGGAGCTCAAGTGTCACTTGATGCCCCGCAGTTCTCCATCCGCACCCCTCTCTTTGAGAACATCCCTCAAGTGTCAGTGGGAAAGGAAGGAAAGTAGCATGCTTGTACTGCGTCGGAAAGTCGGCGAATCGATTATGATCGGCGAGGGGATCGAGATTAAGGTTATCGCAGTACAGGGTGATCAGGTCAAAATCGGCATTGAAGCGCCGCAAACCGTAAGTGTGTACCGCAAAGAGATTTACGAAGCGATCCAGACGGAGAACTTGCAGGCGAAAGAAGGAATGGAAAAAATCAATGTAGACCAGCTTAAGAAGCTAGGGCTTTCGATTGCGGCACAAAAAAATAAAAAATAATATAGAAAACTGTAAAGTCGTATTGATTCTTTCCGATATTAATAGTGAAGGGGCTACGGCACACTTCATAATCTATCATCTGCTGACAGGGACGTCGGCGGAGAACTTTCAAGGAGGAACTTATTATGATTATCAATCACAATCTTAACGCAATGAACGCTCAACGTCAGATGAGCATCAACATCGGTAGCGCGGGTAAAGACATCGAGAAACTGTCTTCCGGCTTACGCATCAACCGTGCTGGCGACGATGCTGCTGGTCTTTCCATCTCTGAAAAAATGCGCGCGCAAATCCGTGGTCTGAACCAAGCTTCCCGTAACTCTCAGGATGCGATCTCTCTTATCCAAACAGCTGAGGGTGCACTGAACGAGACACACAACATTCTGCAACGTATGCGTGAGCTGGCTGTTCAAGGTGCGAATGACACAAACGTAACGGCTGACCGCAGTGCGATCAAATCAGAGATTGATCAGCTTAATTCAGAAATCACACGTATTTCTCAAAAAACTCAATTCAACGAACAAAATCTTTTAACAGGCTCATTCGCTTCTAAAAATTTCCAAATTGGTCAAAACAAAGGTATTTCCATTACTTTGTCAATTGGAGATATGAGCGCTACGGCTTTGGGTGTAAATGCAGTAGCGGTAGATACTCACGCAAATGCAGCGGATGCAATTTCCACAATTAACAGTGCAATCAAGACAGTATCACAAGAGCGTTCTAAACTAGGTGCGAACCAAAATCGTCTTGAGCATACAATTTCGAACCTTGATAACGCATCAGAGAACCTCCAAGCTGCAGAATCTCGCGTTCGTGATACAGACATGGCAAAACAAATGATGTCATTCACGAAAAACAACGTGCTGACACAAGCGGCACAAGCGATGCTGGCACAAGCCAACCAAGCACCGCAAAACGTTCTTCAATTGTTACGTTAATCGACAACCCGATAGAAAGAAAAAGGTCGACAATAATGTCGGCCTTTTTTTATCGGATAAATAGAGGAAAGGGTGTAGTAAATGCTTGGCAAAAATCTAGAAATGTTGCAAAAACATTACCCTGATCTGCACCAGTCTGTAGTATCTTTCAAGAAAACGGGAAAGTGTGTAGAGGAAAAAAGTAAAAATGGTATGACCAATCTGCAGTATACAAGCGATGATGGAATAAAGATAATGCTTCATAGTCAGTATGACCCAGCTCGTGAAGCTAAGATGTGGGTGAATAACGTCATACTGGATAAAGAAGATTCCCTGGTGATTATCGGGTTAGGTTTAGGATACTATCTGCCTTATTTGCGAGAAAGATATTCAGAGAAGAAACTTATTATTATCGAACCGGATTTAGAAGTGTTTTACCATGCACTGAAGATTCAGGACCTATCTACTTATTTCGCAGATGATAATATCGTATTCTTAGTAGAGCATATTCCGTATATGATAGCTACGTCATTACAAGGATATGTACAATCACATAAAATTAAAGAATTTTACATAAGTGAATTGCCTATATATAGGCGAGTATACGGTGAGTATATAAAAAATGTATATAGAGACATTCAAGAGCAGATTCGTACCATAACGATTAATATGCATACAGAGATACTGTTTTCAAAACAATGGTTATCCAATCTATTTAAGAATCTCCCTTCCATGACCTCTTTCCCTTCCGTTAAGAAATTAGCAGGAAACTTCAAGGGAGTTCCTGCTGTTATTGTCGCTGCCGGACCATCGTTAGAAAAAAATATGCACATATTGAAGCAGATCTATGATAGAGCCCTTATTATTTCAGTAGGATCATCAGCGAATATTCTCGAAAGGAATGGGATTATACCTCATATTGTGATGGGGGTAGATGGTGGAGAAGGAGAAGCGAATATTTTTGAAAATTTGACCAATCATAGTCCGCTCTTTGTTTATGCAAATACGGTGCATCATCGAGCAATTGAATCATACAATGGGAAAAAAATGTGGCTGATTATGACGGTTGAGAAGGTAATGCCACAACTTGATAAACAACTAGATGGGGAAAATCCTGTCATACAGTCAGGACCATCAGTTGCGAACATAGCTCTTGCATTTGCAGACTATCTTCAATGCTCACCTATTATGTTAATTGGACAAGATTTAGCTTATACGAATACGAAGCTGTATGCTGATGGAGCTGTACATCAAGCAGATCCAGATCTTGTTGAAAAGTTCAAATCAAATTCTAGTTATGTAAAAATGAAGGGTATCAATGGAGAAGATATTTATACGAAGAAACCATTTCTTAGCATGAAAAAGTGGTTTGAAGATTATGTTACTATTTTTGAAAGAAATACGAATATCTATAATTGCACAGAAGGTGGATTGCCTATCAAAGGAATTCCAAATTATACATTTCAGCATTGCGTAGATGAATTTTGTACGAGGTTTTATCCAATCGAAGAAAAAATCAAGAAGGTATACGAAGAAGGGGAAGGTCTTAATAAAGAGAAAGTAAGTCATCTGATGGGGAGAATAAAAGAGGAGATCGAGGAGATTGTAATTCTCTCCGGGGAAAGACTAAAGAAACTCGAAAAAATAAAACCAGATGATCTGTGCTTTGACAAGGATTTTTCCGATATTATTAAAGTAGGCGAAAAAATAGAACAGACATTTACATATGACTCTATTATTGCACATTCAGTGAATTGGTATCTGAATTTCCAGACACGTCATGCATATGAACAGATGGAAAGAGAAAAGGCTCAATCCACGGAAGAAAAACGCAAATCACTTCTTGGAGATTTGTTAATACAGTATGCTTTTATTCATGACTATATCAAATTAGCGAAAGAAACTATAGAGGAGTGGGAGTAATCATGCAAGAACAACAAATAAATAAGATTGAAGTGTTGGAAACAGCACAAGAATATATGGTGAAGTTATGCCAAGGGATTGAAACAGCTGGGGAGTATCTAATGGCTGGCAATGAAGGAGAAGCGTTGAATTATGTGGTGCAAATTATTGAAGGATTACAATGGCTATTAGAGGTAATTGTACTAACCCAAGATGCACAAAAAGAGTCGATTGATATTACTGAAATGCTGGCATATTTCCACGAGGCAAGAGAAGCATTGGAAAATCAAGACTATATTCTGCTCTCAGACTTACTAAGCTATGAAGTGGCACCTATTCTTGAAGGTTGGCAGCAGAAAAATGCAATGAATTTGTGAGGGAAAGATGTTCTGGAAAAAAAACGTAACGCTTCTCAAAAGAAAGTCAGTAGCTTTATATCAGGAAGTTTGCCGTCATTCCATTGATGAAACAGTGTATCAAGTAATGGAAAGTAGCAACAAAGAGGCATATACCGTACAAATTAGGCAACAGAGATATGATCGAAAGCAGTATTTTTTTTTACATAGCAAATATCATCCATACAAAGAGGCTGTTGCATTTGCTGAGGGGAATTACAATGCACAGCCTGAAGAGCTAGTGCTTTATGGATTCGGCTTAGGATACCATGTAATAGAGGTCGGCAAGAGGCTACAAGGAAATCAACGATTATCTGTGTTTGACATCAATCTCGATATTTTTTGTCTGGCCATGCACTATGTGGATTTAGAATCAGTATTTATACATCCAAATATTATCTTATGTGTTTCGGAAGATGGACAAGAGGTGGCCGGCCAGTTACGTTCTGTACTGCATAATCAATCAAAGCTAATGTTACACATGCCTTCTGTGCGCGCGATGCCTGATCAATATGAAAAGTTACGCTTTGTCCTGGAAGATTGGAATATCCAGCAATCTGCCCGGTCCGATTATTTTGAGCTGATTCAGGCTAACTATCGGGAGAACCGAATGAATCAACACTCGAATGTGTCAAGTTTATTTGGTTCATTGCAGGGGAAGCCGATTGTGATCGTTTCAGCAGGACCATCACTAAATAAGAACGGTCATTTGTTGGCACAAGTCAAGGAGAAAGCATTTATATTTGCTGTCGGATCTGCTTTAAAACCTCTTTTACGTATGGGTGTGACTCCAGATATGTTCTGTATTATGGACCCGCAACAAATCACGTATAAACAAATAGAAGGCTATGAAAACCTAGATATTCCATTTGTTTATCTGGATAGTGTTCATCCATATACAGTAGAAAAATACCAAGGCCCTAAATATGTTGCATCTAGTGACATTTCCGATGTCCCTGATACACAGAAAGTCCAGTATGGCGGCTCGGTAGCGACGGCTGTTATGGATATGGCGATTCGATTTGGGGGCAATCCAATTGTATTTGTTGGGCAGGATTTGGCCTATACAAATAACGAACATCATGCGGATGGTAGCATGTATGGTGAAGAGAAATATATTGAGCCTGTTTCCACAATGAGGAAAGTGAAAGGGCAAAATGGAGAATGGCTTTATACGAGAATGGGATTGCTTAGTTTTAAACACTGGATTGAAAATAAAATTTCTGATCATCCTTCATTAACGTTTATTAATGCGACAGAAGGCGGGGCTCTTATTGAGGGGTGTGAGCATATCTCACTGCAAAATTTTATCTCATTATATTGTGATCGTTGATTCAGTAGAAAGAAGAGTAGGGAAGGATTGGGCATAGTGAACTCTTTTTTTACAGATAAAAAAGTACTGATTATCGGTGGGACGGGTACGATTGGGCAAAGTCTTTTGAAACGGCTTTTGCTGCAAAATCCGTCTGTTATACGAATTTTTAGCCGAGATGAGCATAAGCAGTTTGAATTGCAGCAGCAAATGAATGAGTTTCATAACATCCGTTATTTAATCGGAGATGTGCGTGATGCTGCTCGTCTAGAGCGTGCGATGCAGGGGATTGATTACGTATTTCATGTAGCAGCTATGAAGCATGTCCCTGCATGTGAATACAATCCATTTGAAGCGGTGCAGACGAATATTGTTGGTACGCAAAATGTCATTCAGGCTGCCCTAAACTCAGGAGTTAAAAGAGTTGTATTTACAAGCACAGATAAGGCGATCTCTCCTACTAATACATATGGTGCCTCTAAGCTTATGGCGGAGCGCCTTATTTCTTCAGCCCAGTATCACAGCGGTGCCAATGAAACAATATTTGCTGCTGTCCGTTTTGGAAATGTGATGGGCTCAAGAGGATCGGTTATTCCTTTGTTTAAATCACAAATTCGTACAAACAACGAAATTACTGTTACCGACATGAGTATGAGTCGTTTTATGATGACCGTGAATCAGGCAACTTCTTTAACGATGCGTGCGATGGAGCGAGCGCTAGGAGGAGAGGTATTTGTTTTGAAAATGCCGGTGATAAGCTTGGCTGATTTAGCCTCTGTTATTATTGAGGAAACTGCTGCAAAATTTGAGTTTGATCCAGCTACTATATCCATTCGGGAAATTGGGTTGCGTCCAGGGGAGAAAATGTATGAAGAGCTAATGACATATGAGGAAGCTACGGGTGCCCTGGAACTTCCGGATATGTTTGTTATTCCAAATGCATATGTAGGGCGGGAATATCGATACGAGGATGCAAAGCCAGCAGATAAGCAGAGTTATAGCTCATATGAAGTAGTTCCTTTAAGTAAACAAGACGTTAGAATACTATTGAGAGAAGAAGGATTACTTTAAAGATAATACTAGAAATACGAGGTAGCGCTATAATGAAAACGATTATTATTATTCAAGCCAGAATGGGATCTTCTCGTTTGCCAGGTAAGGTGTTGAAAGAGTTAGGAGATACAATAGTATTGGATTACGATGTTTCTCGCTGTCGAGAAATTCAGCCCATTCATGATGTGATTGTAGCCACCTCCCTATTAAGTCAGGATGATACGATAGAAGAGTGGTGTACTAAAAACGATGTGGCAGTATTTAGGGGTTCCGAACACGATGTTTTGTCAAGATATTATGAATGTGCAAAATTATACAATCCAGATCATGTGATTCGTGTAACATCAGATTGTCCATTTGTTGATTATAAATTTGCCAACTCTATTGTAAAACATATGCAACAGAACCCTGTTGATGTAGCGAGAATAGAAGGAGATTTACCACGTGGATTAGCTATTGAAATGCTGTCTTTTGATGCTTTGGAGTACATACATCGAAACGGTCATGAACCGAGACATCGAGAACACGTAACATATTACGCTTATGAATATGCAGATCAATTTACTTCTACATGGATTAGTGCACCAGTATCAATGCGACATCCACAACTTCGTATTACGCTTGATACTAAAGAGGACTATGCTCTTTGTCGGGCAATAGCTGAAAATTTTGTTGGTGATAAGTTAATATCTTCTCAGCAGGTGGTAGATTACTTGTTGGAAAATCCAGAGATAGCTAAATTAAATGCACATATTCAGCAAAAGCCGGTTATATAAAGACGTATGATAAAAGTGAAGTGTTTATAGAAAATCCCCTCACAGTTAGCAATGAGGGGATTAGTTTTTTATACAGCCCATGTTAATCGTTTACTAGGATACTATAGAATAAAGAGTCATGCCATTTTCCTTCTGACCAGTGTGTTTCCCGATGTTTTCCATCTTGAGTGAATCCTAACTGATCAAATAGCCTTTTCTTCGGTTCATCAAAGTCATAGATTTCAGCCCAGATTCTATGAAGGCCCAATTCTTCAAAACCGTACTTTACCAATAATTTTCCTGCATCAGGGGCAAAAAAATCATCAATATATATATTGTCTTTTCCAATATAAATTGAAAAATCTGCACTTTTGTTAACCCAGTCTATGTAACATAAACCACATGCACCGATTAATGAGTGTGTTTCCTGATCAATGATCGAAAACATCAAAGTATTTCGATCTTGCAGTACGACTCGCTCATACCACATGGTTTGATTTTCCATGCTTAACTCTCTGTACTCCCGAAAATAACGTCGATATTCAGGTTGGTTTCTCCACGTTAATAACTGTGGCAGATCTTCTTTTTCGATCGCCCGGAGGCAAACCTTTTCTGCTTTTAACATTTTTCCACCTCAAAGTCTGCAAGATACAATGCCTCGCCATGTTTTTTATTTGAACGTAGTTTCTTTCCGATTACACAATGTAGTTCGTAAGGCTCTAAAGCTCCTGATGGAGCTGGACGTAAGCATTCGATATCATCTTCGCTCAGTATTTCCCCTGCGTTCATGTCACGAGGTACACGTAAACAACGCCGTTGAAGTACAACCGTTTCTTCTTCATTTTTTTCTACTCGCTTTGTTCCATCCCCAAGTGAGAATTCAAGTTCGCGACTTCTATCTACCATTTCTCTCCACGTTTTTGGATTCATGGAAAAAGGATGGTCTGGGCCAATTCGATTGTTATCATCAGTAAAATGTTTTTCGATTACTCTTGCTCCTAATGCAATGGCTCCCAGTACAGTGGAATGTCCTGGTGTGTGATCGGAAAGTCCTAGTAATAATCCAGGGTATTTCTTCGTATATGTAAGTAACACATTAAGGTTTACATATTTGAAATTTTCCAGACTTCCTGTGTAATTTGTATTACATTGTAGTAAAATTAGCTGTTTATTAAGTCTGGTAACAGCTTCAATAGCTCGATCAACATCCTTCATAGTAGAAGCACCTGTTGCTAAAATAACAGGCTTCTCTCTTTGTGCCACTTGTTCGAGAAAATCTATCCAGGTAATGTCCCCGGAACCAATCTTATAAGCAGGTATATATTGATCTAATAGCGTCAGAGCCTCCGAGTCATATGGAGTTGTCATAAAGTCAATCTGGGCTTCCGCTGCCGTTTTTGCCAATTCTTCACTCCAAGACCGATTACATTCATATTGTTCAAATACTTCATACACACTTTTTTTCCAGGTAGCTTGGTGACTCCCATGCAAGCTAAGGCTTTTAAACCCGTAGTCGCTAACAATTTTTTCGGCCTTAAAATGTTGGAATTTTGCTGCATCAGCCCCGGCTTCTTTAGCAAGCCATATTAATTCCTTGGCGCGTTCAAGATCTCCATCATGGTTGGATGCAATATCAGCGATGAAATAAGAAGGAGAGTCAATGGATATTTTTCTTCCGTTAATATAAATAATATCTTGATACTTCATTAATAACGCCTCCTATACTCTGAAGCTAAGCTTTCGACTACTTGTGTTAAATTTGGGAGTGAGCGACCTAAAACTTTTTCGGTTTTTGATACCTCAAGCCCTAAACTCTCAGCGCGAACTACATTACATAGGGATGTTACACTCCCTATTGAAGTTCGATTTGTTAACGAAAAACCAAGTTGCTCGGCCAGTGCTGAAATAAACTGCTTTTTAGTTGACACTTCTTTGCTTGCAAGATTGATAGTACCCGTAATTTTTTTTGGTATTAAATCAAATAAGGCGGTAGAGAAGTGTGCAACATCAATGCTTGATGTGTAGAAGTCATCGAATAAAGTTAAATGTTCTCTTTCATCTTGGAATTTTTTAATTATTTCTTCCACAAAAGTAGGTTGATCTGGACGATCTCGAAAACCTACGATGTTAGTTCGTACTACTAGTGAATTTTGATAAGTTAAAGCAAAGAGTTCACCTACGTATTTAGTACGTGCGTATTCGTTTAATAATGAAATGGGGCTTGACTCATTATGCAAGAGGTTTTTATCTCCTGTATAATAATGATCGGTAGAAATTTGGATAAAATAAGCTCCTAATTTTTCCGCCTGTTTTGCTATAATACTAACTGCACGGCCATTTACTAGGTAAGCATAATCAGGTTTTTTTTCGCACAAGCTTAAATTAGTAATAGCTGCAGTGTTTATGATAACATCAGGGCGTACATACTCTATTTTTTCTTGTATATCAATATCGTTAGTAATCTCTATAGTAGTCTGTGATCCAGTTCTACTTGAGCCTATGCTTTCGATCCCTCTATAGGTTGCCTCTTTTATTAATGCCTGACCTAACATGCCTGTAGAGCCAATGATAAGTACCTTCATAACTCTTTTTCCTCCGAAATCTCATATGAGATGTATTATACATGCATTCTAGCTCTTTTTTATTTTGCCTGATTTTAAAATTTATCTCAATGATGAACCTCATTCATATAACGTAAAAATTAAGAATCTAATTCAATTTTGCTCTTGCACAACCGATAATAATTATAAATATAGTCATTGACAATATCGGAGGCGATTAAAATGCCAAATATGAGAATTACTGGAATGTCGGGGTTTGATACAGAAGGTACTGTGAAAAAGTTAATGGATGCTGAGCGTATTCCACTTAATAAAATGATGGGACAGCAGCAAGTTCTACGGTGGAAGCAGGATTTGTATCGTGACATTAACAAGAGTTTTGCTGCTCTAAACAGTGCTGTAGATAAGATGCGCTACGTATCAAGCTGGGGCTCATACAAAGTCTCATCTTCTAACAGTGGTGCAGTCTCGGTTACAAATGGAAGTGCAAATGGAGAAGCGACGCATTCAATAGAAGTAACACGTCTTGCGGAAACTGCTAAGAAGACAGGAACATCGCTTGCTACCCTTTCGACAAGTGATGTCATTCAAGGTAACATATATTTGGCTCCGCCTGCTACGTTGCCTGATTTTTCGTCACCTCGCTCTATGAGTGTAGCGTTTGGTGGAGTTACAAAAACGATCCAGATTACGAGCGCTGATAATGTAAAAGATACTGATACTTTACAATCAGCTTTACAAAGTAAACTGGATGCTGCTTTTGGAAGCGACGCTATCGCTGTTGATTTGAGTACAGGAAGTATTACCATGAAGCCGGGTGTAGCATTTGCTGCCTCTAAGCCAGGAATTAAAGTAATGAACTATGGAAGCGATGCGCTGGCAACTGAGCTCGGACTTGATGGTTTAACATCTAAAATTGAACTTACTACTAAAATTGAAGACCTTAGAAGTAAATTAGGTATTAGTAGCACTGTTGATATTGTTGGACAAAAGGATATTACGACTCTTGCTTCCAACTATTTTACATCTACATCCCCATCGCCGCGCCAGATGAATATAGAAATTAATAACATTTCGCACACAATCGATATCCCAAGTGACGGTAGTGTTACGAACGCAAATCTGGCAACATATTTGCAATCTCAGATTGAAAGTATACCTGGAGTTGGTGCGGGAAACGTAGCTGTTACGGAAGACCCATCTACTCATCAGCTTAAAATAAATACTGCGGGAGCACTGGCAGGCCAGAAGATCAAAATAGCGAACAGTGGAAAAGATACGCTAGCAGCAGACTTAGGACTGAATGGTCAGAGCAATTTTGATTTAACAGGAATTCAGATTAACGGGGCGAATATCCCTCGCGTATCCGCAGGACAATCCGTACAGTCGTTAATGAATGCCATTAGTGCTTCGAGCGCTGGTGTGCGACTTTCCTATGAAAATACAAATCAGACATTCTCGTTTACAAGCAAAGACTCCGGTGCTACGTCGATGGTTAATTTCTCTGGAAGTAATGGCGCAGGGCTCGATTTTCTAAACAAGATTGGAGTTTCACCAGCTACTTCCGTATATGGTCAGGATGCAGAAGTGAAAATCGATGGAATAACGATGACACGTAGCAGCAATACGTTTACACAGGATGGAGTTACGTATACACTTAACCAAGTTACAACGGGACCGGTTGGGGTGAATGTGCAGCAGGATACAGACGGGATATTTGAAAAAATCTCTGATTTTGTCACGAAGTATAATGATATGGTATCCCTTGTTTCTGGGAAACTTACAGAGAAAACAACATATCGTAAATATGCGCCTTTGAATGCTGACCAGAAGCAAGCGATGAAAGATACAGAGATTACGATATGGGAGGAGAAAGCAAAAGGCGGTCTGCTGCATAATGACTCGATGTTGAAGAGTGCTTTGGACGATTTGCGTTCTCGCGTGACAAGTCCAGTCTCGGGAACAAAGCCGGGAGATCCTAGCATGTTGTCACAGATCGGAATTGATACATCGAAAAATATGAGTGAAAGTGGAAAGCTAGTCATTGATGAAGAAAAGCTGCGTAAAGCTATCTCTGATAATCCTAGTGGTGTAATTGCTCTGTTTACAGCTAAATCATCTGTAAGTGACAAAAAATCTGAGCAATATAAGAGTGAAAGCGGGATTGCCGTTCGACTGTTTCAGAGAATCGACGTGTTTAATCATGGTATTATGGATGAAATCAATACTAAAATTGAGAACAAGTTGAATGCC includes the following:
- the fliD gene encoding flagellar filament capping protein FliD, encoding MPNMRITGMSGFDTEGTVKKLMDAERIPLNKMMGQQQVLRWKQDLYRDINKSFAALNSAVDKMRYVSSWGSYKVSSSNSGAVSVTNGSANGEATHSIEVTRLAETAKKTGTSLATLSTSDVIQGNIYLAPPATLPDFSSPRSMSVAFGGVTKTIQITSADNVKDTDTLQSALQSKLDAAFGSDAIAVDLSTGSITMKPGVAFAASKPGIKVMNYGSDALATELGLDGLTSKIELTTKIEDLRSKLGISSTVDIVGQKDITTLASNYFTSTSPSPRQMNIEINNISHTIDIPSDGSVTNANLATYLQSQIESIPGVGAGNVAVTEDPSTHQLKINTAGALAGQKIKIANSGKDTLAADLGLNGQSNFDLTGIQINGANIPRVSAGQSVQSLMNAISASSAGVRLSYENTNQTFSFTSKDSGATSMVNFSGSNGAGLDFLNKIGVSPATSVYGQDAEVKIDGITMTRSSNTFTQDGVTYTLNQVTTGPVGVNVQQDTDGIFEKISDFVTKYNDMVSLVSGKLTEKTTYRKYAPLNADQKQAMKDTEITIWEEKAKGGLLHNDSMLKSALDDLRSRVTSPVSGTKPGDPSMLSQIGIDTSKNMSESGKLVIDEEKLRKAISDNPSGVIALFTAKSSVSDKKSEQYKSESGIAVRLFQRIDVFNHGIMDEINTKIENKLNASDSSALEKQIQDFQRRIDDMNTSLSQKEDAYYRKFAAVEKALSNANSQSSWLASQLGGGK